From one Amycolatopsis sp. FDAARGOS 1241 genomic stretch:
- a CDS encoding antitoxin, with product MGINFDELKNKAADALRDNSGKIEDGLDKAAGFAKSKIHGHDSQIDGGVEKAKDFLGKLAGKPDEDGEQPPQQQ from the coding sequence ATGGGCATCAACTTCGACGAGCTCAAGAACAAGGCCGCCGACGCCCTGCGGGACAACAGCGGCAAGATCGAGGACGGTCTCGACAAGGCGGCCGGCTTCGCGAAGTCCAAGATCCACGGCCACGACTCGCAGATCGACGGCGGCGTGGAGAAGGCCAAGGACTTCCTGGGCAAGCTCGCCGGCAAGCCCGACGAGGACGGCGAGCAGCCCCCGCAACAGCAGTAG
- a CDS encoding patatin family protein: protein MDIVHPVLELINERIASGSLPGERTDDRRLVLAIEGGSSRGTYSSGMVLALDELGATPAFDAVYGSSAGALNAAWLLCGRSQTGVRTWWNPTVMRRIINPLHTLRGKSVIDLDYLVHQVYSVLEPMDFPAILANPVTFHPLATDAATGKSTDLHPFITTVADIKVSLAASSCMPVLAGPPIAMGGRRFVDAGVAEPLPFRTALDQGATDVLVLRTRREDELPAPPPRVQDVVVPRFLRRHAPGTIEAWRAQYTRDLDDERLLREDPRLASVRPPAGSPDVVALERDPAVLRRAVELGREAVYSALELLREAS from the coding sequence ATGGACATCGTGCACCCGGTACTGGAGCTGATCAACGAGCGCATCGCGTCGGGCAGTCTGCCGGGTGAGCGCACCGACGACCGCCGGCTCGTCCTCGCGATCGAAGGCGGCAGCAGCCGCGGCACGTATTCCAGCGGCATGGTCCTCGCCCTGGACGAACTCGGCGCGACGCCTGCGTTCGACGCGGTCTACGGCTCGTCGGCCGGCGCGCTGAACGCCGCGTGGCTGCTGTGCGGGCGATCGCAGACGGGGGTGCGCACGTGGTGGAACCCCACCGTGATGCGCCGGATCATCAACCCGCTCCACACCTTGCGCGGCAAGTCCGTCATCGATCTGGACTACCTGGTGCACCAGGTCTACTCGGTGCTGGAACCCATGGACTTCCCGGCGATCCTCGCCAACCCGGTCACGTTCCACCCGCTGGCGACCGACGCGGCCACGGGCAAGTCCACCGACCTCCACCCGTTCATCACGACCGTGGCGGACATCAAGGTTTCCCTCGCCGCTTCTTCGTGCATGCCGGTGCTCGCCGGCCCGCCCATCGCGATGGGCGGGCGTCGTTTTGTCGACGCGGGTGTGGCGGAGCCGCTGCCCTTTCGCACCGCTCTGGACCAGGGCGCCACGGACGTGCTCGTGTTGCGCACCCGCCGCGAGGACGAACTCCCGGCCCCGCCGCCGCGCGTCCAGGACGTCGTCGTGCCGCGGTTCCTGCGCCGCCACGCGCCCGGCACCATCGAGGCCTGGCGCGCTCAGTACACCCGCGACCTCGACGACGAGCGACTCCTGCGCGAAGACCCCCGCCTCGCCAGCGTCCGTCCCCCGGCCGGCTCCCCGGACGTCGTGGCCCTCGAACGCGACCCGGCCGTGCTGCGCCGGGCGGTGGAGCTGGGCCGCGAGGCGGTGTACTCGGCGTTGGAGCTGCTGAGGGAAGCGTCCTAG
- a CDS encoding TetR family transcriptional regulator, translating to MDNDQPSTDDTPAGDAAATGRRILDAAPAEFSEAGLAGGRVGRIAARARANQRMIYAYFGSKDGLFEAVLTEKVLQAQNAVVFDAEDLSGYACQIFDFYRAHPHLVRLNLWQALERPDLLKSLAPVERAMADKVAGIAAAQAAGKVSTALPAERVLDLVLSLTYGNVAQAGNAAAWTDDQRAALATAVTRLTSPR from the coding sequence GTGGACAACGACCAGCCCAGCACCGACGACACCCCGGCCGGCGACGCCGCGGCCACCGGTCGCCGCATCCTCGACGCGGCGCCGGCGGAGTTCTCGGAAGCGGGGCTCGCGGGTGGGCGCGTCGGGCGGATCGCGGCGCGGGCGCGCGCGAACCAGCGCATGATCTACGCGTACTTCGGCAGCAAGGACGGGCTGTTCGAGGCCGTGCTGACCGAGAAGGTGCTGCAGGCCCAGAACGCCGTGGTCTTCGACGCCGAGGATCTGTCCGGGTACGCCTGTCAGATCTTCGACTTCTACCGAGCGCACCCCCACCTGGTCCGTTTGAACCTCTGGCAGGCCCTCGAACGGCCCGACCTGCTGAAATCGCTCGCCCCCGTCGAGCGCGCCATGGCGGACAAGGTTGCCGGCATCGCCGCCGCGCAGGCCGCGGGCAAGGTGTCCACAGCCCTGCCGGCCGAACGTGTGCTCGACCTGGTCTTGAGCCTGACCTACGGCAACGTCGCCCAGGCCGGCAACGCCGCCGCGTGGACGGACGACCAGCGCGCGGCCCTGGCGACCGCCGTCACCAGGCTCACCTCCCCGCGCTGA
- a CDS encoding esterase family protein yields MHPSSIRLDSPVEVAVVGGLAVLAVVAVPWCWDRWRKRKQLGRSATVLTAVVLVVVSVALVGNLIGGFFPTLGSLLGTGVYAADSVDAEAGDNGADLDKQRDLGVVHARDGKGTVLHMKVTGRRTGLSRDVAVYLPPQYFQLAYRGLRFPAIEWLPNYPSGPEVATSGYHLPEQLDAAIAKHVLPPAVVVIPDPTGVPKVGHDTECVDEVGGTPNDTYLSADVREWAIQRLGLNPARGAWAVAGWSSGGYCALNLVTRHPQWFATAVSVSGYDRAQVDSETEDLFHGRHDIDDANNVRVNVRLHPSPVDLLAISGDKESYESFAIDQLRAAAQPPVRFSSWRIPDAGHNMNTLKSQLPDVLAWLGQRLAGPCAAGRPVDVSGGVRPWPLPPTGARGGLSSMDQ; encoded by the coding sequence GTGCACCCGAGCAGCATCAGGCTGGACTCACCCGTCGAAGTCGCCGTCGTCGGCGGGCTGGCGGTGCTCGCCGTCGTCGCCGTGCCGTGGTGCTGGGACCGCTGGCGCAAGCGCAAGCAGCTCGGCCGCAGCGCGACCGTGCTCACGGCCGTGGTCCTCGTGGTGGTGAGCGTGGCGCTCGTCGGCAACCTGATCGGCGGCTTCTTCCCGACGCTCGGCTCGCTGCTCGGCACCGGCGTGTACGCCGCCGACAGCGTCGACGCCGAGGCCGGCGACAACGGTGCGGACCTCGACAAGCAGCGCGACCTGGGCGTCGTCCACGCCCGCGACGGCAAGGGGACCGTGCTGCACATGAAGGTCACGGGCCGGCGCACCGGGTTGAGCCGCGACGTCGCCGTCTACCTGCCGCCGCAGTACTTCCAGCTCGCCTACCGCGGGCTGCGGTTCCCGGCGATCGAGTGGCTGCCGAACTACCCGTCCGGGCCCGAGGTCGCCACGAGCGGCTACCACCTGCCGGAGCAACTCGACGCGGCGATCGCCAAGCACGTGCTGCCGCCCGCCGTCGTCGTGATCCCCGACCCGACGGGGGTGCCGAAGGTCGGGCACGACACCGAGTGCGTCGACGAGGTCGGCGGCACACCCAACGACACTTACCTCTCCGCCGACGTGCGCGAGTGGGCAATCCAGCGCCTCGGCCTCAACCCGGCGCGCGGTGCGTGGGCCGTCGCGGGCTGGTCGTCGGGTGGCTACTGCGCCCTGAACCTCGTGACGCGCCACCCGCAGTGGTTCGCCACGGCCGTGAGCGTGAGCGGCTACGACCGCGCGCAGGTCGACTCCGAAACCGAGGACCTCTTCCACGGGCGCCACGACATCGACGATGCCAACAACGTCCGCGTGAACGTGCGCCTGCACCCCTCGCCCGTCGATCTCCTCGCGATCTCGGGCGACAAGGAGAGCTACGAGAGCTTCGCCATCGACCAGCTGCGCGCGGCCGCGCAGCCACCGGTCCGGTTCTCGTCGTGGCGGATCCCCGACGCGGGCCACAACATGAACACCCTCAAGTCGCAGCTGCCCGACGTGCTCGCCTGGCTCGGGCAGCGCCTCGCGGGCCCGTGCGCGGCCGGCCGGCCCGTGGACGTCAGCGGCGGGGTGCGACCGTGGCCGCTGCCTCCGACGGGCGCCCGGGGTGGACTGTCCTCAATGGACCAGTGA
- a CDS encoding SCO0930 family lipoprotein, with product MLRWFRTGVIVTAATGLTLLAACSGKTAQPAPVPVGGAGGGQVGNAAAQTATETKLVATQVGDLGKVLTDADGHTLYRFDRDTAKPPATHCDGDCAKAWPPLLSTGAMKLDGVDKSLVGSLTRADGRQQVTVNGWPLYTYAKDSVPGDATGQGVNGTWFAATPTGSKAGKSSSDGVKLSAGNVGGVGPAVVDQNGFTLYLFTKDSKKPSKSTCDGDCATTWPPVLTSGDVKLDGIDPKLLGTVNRADGTTQATLGGWPLYRFSKDTAPGQANGMGVKGTWFVIEPNGCKSGTTSTATTKTTPKPAAPAAPAPSSDTYGY from the coding sequence ATGCTTCGCTGGTTCCGCACGGGCGTCATCGTCACGGCGGCCACAGGCCTGACCTTGCTGGCCGCCTGCTCGGGCAAGACGGCGCAGCCCGCGCCGGTGCCCGTCGGCGGCGCCGGTGGCGGCCAGGTCGGCAACGCCGCGGCCCAGACCGCCACCGAGACCAAGCTCGTCGCCACCCAAGTCGGAGACCTGGGGAAGGTCCTCACCGACGCCGACGGCCACACCCTCTACCGCTTCGACCGCGACACGGCCAAACCACCGGCGACCCATTGCGACGGCGACTGCGCCAAGGCGTGGCCCCCGCTGCTGTCCACCGGCGCGATGAAGCTCGACGGCGTCGACAAGAGCCTCGTCGGCAGCCTCACCCGCGCCGACGGCCGCCAGCAGGTGACCGTGAACGGCTGGCCGCTCTACACCTACGCCAAGGATTCCGTGCCCGGTGACGCGACCGGCCAGGGTGTCAACGGCACCTGGTTCGCCGCGACGCCCACGGGCAGCAAAGCCGGCAAGTCCAGTTCGGACGGTGTGAAGCTCAGCGCCGGCAACGTCGGCGGCGTCGGCCCGGCCGTGGTCGACCAGAACGGCTTCACGCTGTACCTGTTCACCAAGGACAGCAAGAAACCCTCGAAGTCCACTTGCGACGGTGACTGCGCCACCACGTGGCCGCCGGTGCTCACCTCCGGCGACGTGAAGCTCGACGGCATCGACCCCAAGCTCCTCGGCACCGTCAACCGCGCCGACGGCACCACCCAGGCGACGCTCGGCGGCTGGCCGCTCTACCGCTTCTCGAAGGACACCGCCCCCGGCCAGGCCAACGGTATGGGTGTGAAGGGCACGTGGTTCGTCATCGAACCCAACGGCTGCAAGTCCGGCACCACGAGCACCGCCACCACCAAAACCACCCCCAAGCCCGCCGCGCCGGCCGCGCCCGCCCCGAGCAGCGACACGTACGGCTACTGA
- a CDS encoding alpha/beta hydrolase, whose amino-acid sequence MTTPNPKNVALEPAAQAFAEATAAHPFLFELPPAEGRKAVDGVQDGPVELAPADIEVLKVPGGPNGDVEVRVVKPEGVTGPLPILLYIHGAGWVFGGFHTHERLVRELAAGTGAAVVFPEYSLSPEARYPVAIEENYAVAKWAVEHGAEKGLDSSRLAIAGDSVGGNMTAALTIMAKQRGDVHFLQQVLFYPVTDANFDTESYHRFGEGYFLQRDGMKWFWDQYTTDEAQRAEITASPLRASLEELAGLPPALVITGEADVLRDEGEAYAAKLRQAGVAVTAVRYGGIIHDFVMVNSLRDTHAADAAIKQANDVLRTAFTN is encoded by the coding sequence ATGACCACCCCGAACCCCAAGAACGTCGCCCTTGAGCCGGCCGCCCAGGCGTTCGCCGAGGCCACGGCCGCGCACCCGTTCCTGTTCGAGCTCCCGCCGGCCGAGGGCCGCAAGGCGGTCGACGGTGTGCAGGACGGCCCCGTCGAGCTCGCGCCCGCCGACATCGAAGTCCTGAAGGTGCCGGGTGGTCCGAACGGCGACGTCGAGGTCCGCGTCGTCAAGCCGGAAGGTGTCACCGGCCCGCTGCCGATCCTGCTGTACATCCACGGCGCCGGCTGGGTCTTCGGTGGCTTCCACACCCACGAGCGCCTGGTCCGCGAACTGGCCGCCGGCACCGGCGCGGCGGTGGTGTTCCCCGAGTACAGCCTCTCGCCCGAAGCGCGCTACCCCGTCGCGATCGAGGAGAACTACGCCGTGGCGAAGTGGGCCGTCGAGCACGGCGCCGAGAAGGGTCTGGACAGCTCGCGCCTCGCGATCGCGGGCGACTCGGTCGGCGGCAACATGACCGCGGCGCTGACGATCATGGCCAAGCAGCGCGGCGACGTGCACTTCCTGCAGCAGGTGCTCTTCTACCCGGTCACCGACGCGAACTTCGACACCGAGTCCTACCACCGGTTCGGTGAGGGCTACTTCCTGCAGCGCGACGGCATGAAGTGGTTCTGGGACCAGTACACGACCGACGAGGCCCAGCGCGCGGAGATCACGGCGTCGCCGCTGCGCGCGTCGCTCGAAGAGCTCGCCGGGCTGCCGCCGGCGCTCGTGATCACCGGCGAGGCCGATGTGCTCCGCGACGAGGGCGAGGCGTACGCCGCGAAGCTGCGCCAGGCCGGCGTCGCCGTGACGGCCGTGCGCTACGGCGGCATCATCCACGACTTCGTGATGGTCAATTCGCTGCGCGACACCCACGCCGCGGACGCCGCGATCAAGCAGGCGAACGACGTGTTGCGAACCGCCTTCACGAACTGA
- a CDS encoding DUF4383 domain-containing protein translates to MVHGHGPRIRVEGLQPAQVLAALLGVAFLVFGIVGFVRTGVGNFTGHHDAGFWRFSANPMNNLVHVVTGVLGLLLAFGSGRARTFGWLLFLGYGALFVWGLMITGMISANPFVNAGNPLDLTNADNWLHLGIAVLGLVIAMAPARRRVALPEEDVEPITADRAETTVIERVEDEPKRVTPPAQSQEKRGPGLAH, encoded by the coding sequence ATGGTTCATGGACACGGACCCCGGATCCGGGTCGAAGGCCTGCAGCCCGCGCAGGTCCTGGCCGCGCTGCTGGGTGTCGCGTTCCTGGTCTTCGGGATCGTCGGGTTCGTGAGGACCGGCGTCGGCAACTTCACCGGACACCACGACGCCGGGTTCTGGCGGTTCTCCGCCAACCCGATGAACAACCTCGTGCACGTGGTGACGGGCGTGCTCGGTTTGCTGCTCGCGTTCGGCTCCGGCCGCGCGCGGACGTTCGGCTGGCTGCTGTTCCTCGGGTACGGCGCGCTGTTCGTGTGGGGCCTGATGATCACCGGCATGATCTCGGCCAACCCGTTCGTGAACGCAGGCAACCCACTGGACCTCACCAACGCCGACAACTGGCTGCACCTCGGCATCGCCGTGCTGGGCCTGGTGATCGCGATGGCGCCGGCCCGCCGGAGGGTGGCGCTGCCGGAGGAGGACGTCGAACCGATCACGGCTGATCGCGCCGAAACCACCGTGATCGAACGCGTCGAGGACGAACCGAAGCGGGTGACGCCGCCGGCGCAGTCGCAGGAGAAGCGCGGACCGGGTCTCGCGCACTAG
- a CDS encoding DinB family protein, producing MVAIPKHFSTVVKGEREAIPRLAGERETLGALLDWHRRTFAIKCAGLGQEELSRKAVGASALSLHGILRHLSGVERWWFRQQFAREEVPMLYYSDDDPDQDFASLDGDIAEATAQWHAECDRSREIVAAARSLEDRGASLVTGEPFTLRWLLLHMIAEYARHNGHADLLRESIDGSVGR from the coding sequence ATGGTGGCGATACCGAAGCACTTCTCGACGGTGGTGAAAGGCGAACGGGAGGCGATCCCGAGGCTCGCGGGTGAGCGCGAAACACTCGGGGCGCTCCTGGACTGGCACCGGCGGACGTTCGCGATCAAGTGCGCGGGGCTGGGGCAAGAAGAGCTGTCGCGCAAGGCCGTGGGGGCGTCCGCGCTGTCGTTGCACGGGATTCTGCGGCACCTGTCCGGAGTGGAGCGGTGGTGGTTCCGGCAGCAGTTCGCGCGTGAAGAGGTCCCGATGCTGTACTACTCCGACGACGACCCCGATCAGGACTTCGCATCCCTCGACGGTGACATCGCCGAGGCCACGGCCCAGTGGCACGCCGAGTGTGACCGCTCGCGGGAGATCGTCGCGGCGGCGCGGTCGCTGGAGGACCGCGGGGCGTCACTGGTGACGGGTGAGCCGTTCACGCTGCGCTGGCTCCTGCTGCACATGATCGCGGAATACGCGCGCCACAACGGCCACGCCGACCTGCTGCGGGAATCCATCGACGGATCCGTCGGACGCTGA
- a CDS encoding MarR family winged helix-turn-helix transcriptional regulator, whose product MTSHDPGETGSLLLDDQLCFGLYSASRAVTSLYRTLLEPLDLTYPQYLVMLALWEHDKQQVKELGAALNLDSGTLSPLLKRLERAGLVTRERQADDERSVRITLTEQGTSLRAKAERIPPHIGRALGFDNDTLGRLRTSMDQMTESVNAYREAITTD is encoded by the coding sequence ATGACCAGCCACGACCCCGGCGAGACCGGTTCGCTCCTGCTGGACGACCAGCTCTGCTTCGGGTTGTACTCAGCGTCGCGCGCGGTGACGTCGCTGTACCGCACGTTGCTCGAGCCGCTCGACCTCACGTACCCGCAGTACCTCGTGATGCTCGCCCTGTGGGAACACGACAAGCAGCAGGTGAAGGAGCTCGGGGCGGCGCTGAACCTCGATTCGGGCACGTTGTCCCCGCTGCTGAAGCGCCTTGAGAGGGCGGGGCTCGTCACCCGCGAGCGCCAGGCCGACGACGAGCGCTCCGTGCGCATCACGCTCACCGAGCAGGGCACCTCGTTGCGCGCGAAGGCCGAGCGGATCCCGCCGCACATCGGCCGCGCGCTGGGCTTCGACAACGACACGCTCGGCCGCCTGCGCACGTCGATGGACCAGATGACGGAGTCCGTGAACGCCTATCGGGAGGCCATCACCACGGACTGA
- a CDS encoding prephenate dehydrogenase, producing the protein MIGLGLIGGSLLRASVATGRTTWGAAVSEVDADAASRAGYDVTTDVEAALHRAAADDALIVLAVPLPAIENLLRLVAQHAPHCLLTDVVSVKAPVLDAVRRRAPYTRYAGGHPMAGTAESGWRAGDAALFKDAAWVVGVEEDTDLTAWAEVTRLVLDVGAVAVPLPADSHDETVARISHLPHLFAAILATIGAEGGPLAMSLAAGSYRDGTRVAASSPELVRAMTEGNRDALLPVVDEALGRLGAARGSLASTGGLAATIKAGHEGSLAFAAARGTVRSGVRITLDAPDARDALIGVGERGGRITGLVDGVAVGEVN; encoded by the coding sequence GTGATCGGGCTCGGGCTCATCGGCGGGTCGCTGCTGCGCGCGAGCGTGGCGACCGGCAGGACGACGTGGGGCGCCGCGGTGTCCGAAGTGGACGCCGACGCCGCGAGCCGGGCCGGCTACGACGTGACCACCGACGTCGAGGCGGCCCTGCACCGCGCCGCGGCCGATGACGCGCTCATCGTGCTCGCCGTGCCGCTGCCCGCGATCGAGAACCTGCTGCGGCTCGTCGCCCAGCACGCTCCGCACTGCCTGCTGACGGACGTCGTCAGCGTCAAGGCCCCGGTGCTCGACGCCGTGCGGCGGCGCGCGCCGTACACGCGCTACGCCGGCGGCCACCCGATGGCCGGCACCGCGGAATCGGGCTGGCGCGCGGGCGACGCGGCACTGTTCAAGGACGCGGCCTGGGTCGTGGGCGTCGAGGAGGACACCGACCTCACCGCGTGGGCCGAGGTCACGCGGCTGGTGCTCGACGTGGGTGCCGTCGCCGTGCCGTTGCCCGCCGATTCGCACGACGAGACCGTCGCGCGGATTTCCCACCTGCCGCACCTGTTCGCCGCCATCCTGGCCACCATCGGCGCCGAAGGCGGCCCGCTCGCGATGTCACTGGCCGCCGGCTCGTACCGCGACGGCACCCGCGTGGCCGCCTCCAGCCCGGAACTGGTCCGCGCCATGACCGAAGGCAACCGCGACGCCCTGCTGCCCGTCGTCGACGAAGCCCTCGGCCGCCTCGGCGCGGCCCGCGGCTCGCTCGCCTCCACGGGCGGTCTCGCCGCGACCATCAAGGCGGGCCACGAGGGTTCGCTGGCCTTCGCCGCCGCCCGGGGAACCGTCCGGTCGGGCGTGCGGATCACGCTCGACGCCCCGGACGCGCGCGACGCGTTGATCGGTGTCGGCGAGCGAGGTGGGCGGATCACGGGGCTGGTGGACGGGGTCGCCGTCGGCGAGGTGAACTGA
- the pcaB gene encoding 3-carboxy-cis,cis-muconate cycloisomerase, protein MSADPDAGVLSPVRAGTPVEAVTGDNAVVGAMVAAEAALARAQARLGTVPGDAAERITREAAELTIDVVALARTARATANPVVGLVKELGQAVGADADYVHRGSTSQDIVDTALMIVARNAAAIIGQDLGKTAAALETLAREHRDTVMPGRTLTAHAVPTTFGLKAAGWREYVLDAKARVDRLTFPVSMGGAAGTMAAYVEYGDGSADYAERLVEAFADETGLTTTPLPWHANRTPVADLVAAMAQVTTALGKIAVDVQVLTRTEIGEVSEPTGGGSSAMPHKRNPVLSALIRSAALQVPVLAAGVTQSGLAEDERSAGVWQAEWQLLRECLRLTGGATHTAVELARGLGVHAERMRADVGLTHGLIVSERLSAQLAPLLGKARAKDVLGEASKRAVTEDRPLREVLAEVPEITDVLDPAKLDDLLDPAQYTGAAGRMVDRALERDGK, encoded by the coding sequence ATGAGCGCCGATCCTGATGCCGGAGTGCTGTCGCCCGTGCGCGCGGGGACCCCGGTCGAAGCGGTGACCGGGGACAACGCCGTCGTGGGCGCGATGGTGGCGGCCGAGGCGGCGCTGGCGAGGGCGCAGGCGCGACTCGGCACCGTGCCCGGGGACGCGGCGGAACGGATCACCCGCGAGGCCGCCGAGCTGACCATCGACGTCGTCGCGCTGGCCCGGACCGCGCGGGCCACGGCCAACCCCGTCGTCGGGCTGGTCAAGGAACTCGGCCAGGCGGTCGGCGCGGACGCCGACTACGTGCACCGCGGGTCGACGAGCCAGGACATCGTGGACACGGCGCTGATGATCGTCGCCAGGAACGCCGCGGCGATCATCGGCCAGGACCTCGGAAAAACGGCCGCGGCACTCGAAACCCTGGCCCGCGAGCACCGCGACACGGTGATGCCCGGCCGCACCCTCACGGCCCACGCCGTTCCGACCACGTTCGGGCTCAAGGCCGCCGGCTGGCGGGAGTACGTGCTCGACGCGAAAGCCCGCGTCGACCGGCTCACCTTCCCCGTCTCGATGGGCGGCGCCGCCGGCACGATGGCCGCCTACGTCGAGTACGGCGACGGCTCCGCGGACTACGCCGAACGCCTCGTCGAAGCGTTCGCCGACGAAACGGGCCTGACCACCACGCCGCTGCCCTGGCACGCCAACCGCACCCCCGTCGCCGATCTCGTCGCGGCGATGGCGCAGGTGACGACCGCCCTGGGCAAGATCGCGGTCGACGTGCAGGTGCTCACGCGCACCGAGATCGGCGAGGTGAGCGAGCCGACGGGCGGGGGCTCGTCGGCCATGCCGCACAAGCGCAACCCCGTGCTCTCGGCCCTGATCCGGTCCGCGGCGCTGCAGGTGCCGGTGCTCGCGGCGGGCGTGACGCAATCCGGTCTCGCGGAGGACGAGCGCTCGGCCGGGGTGTGGCAGGCCGAGTGGCAGTTGCTGCGCGAATGCCTGCGCCTCACGGGCGGCGCGACGCACACGGCCGTCGAGCTCGCGCGCGGCCTCGGTGTGCACGCCGAGCGCATGCGCGCCGACGTCGGGCTCACCCACGGGCTGATCGTGTCCGAACGCCTGTCCGCGCAGCTCGCGCCGCTGCTCGGCAAGGCCCGGGCGAAGGACGTGCTCGGCGAGGCGTCAAAACGGGCCGTCACCGAAGACCGGCCGCTGCGCGAAGTGCTGGCCGAGGTCCCGGAGATCACCGACGTCCTCGACCCCGCGAAGCTCGACGACCTCCTCGACCCCGCCCAGTACACGGGCGCGGCCGGGCGGATGGTCGACCGCGCCCTCGAGCGTGACGGAAAGTAG
- a CDS encoding SAM-dependent methyltransferase, with protein MIERDEALRAVESSLDRPSAARIYDYFIGGSTNWAIDREFAEKVRARLPLMGDYCMTSRQFLGRAVRQSVRAGIRQFVDIGSGLPTAGNVHEIADEERPEQDVHVLYIDNEPVALAHSQILLADTADPERHQAIAADLLQPEELWERVMDSDVIDVREPIALIVNAVLHFIKDDQDPDGVLSFFRDRVAPGSLLVLSQMTNENPVDDEERQALADLLEYYESTTNPGVLRTMAEFERFFGGWPLLEPGLVYAPAWHPDRNTVFKKAPSESRVIGGVARKPAL; from the coding sequence ATGATCGAACGCGACGAGGCGCTGCGCGCCGTCGAGAGCAGCCTGGACCGGCCGTCCGCGGCCCGGATCTACGACTACTTCATCGGCGGCTCCACGAACTGGGCGATCGACCGCGAGTTCGCCGAGAAGGTCCGCGCGCGCCTGCCGCTCATGGGCGACTACTGCATGACGAGCCGGCAGTTCCTCGGCCGCGCGGTGCGCCAGTCGGTGCGCGCCGGCATCCGGCAGTTCGTGGACATCGGCTCCGGCCTGCCCACGGCGGGCAACGTGCACGAGATCGCCGACGAAGAACGGCCGGAGCAGGACGTCCACGTGCTCTACATCGACAACGAGCCCGTGGCGCTCGCGCATTCGCAGATCCTGCTGGCCGACACCGCCGACCCGGAGCGGCACCAGGCGATCGCCGCGGACCTGCTGCAGCCGGAAGAGCTGTGGGAGCGCGTGATGGACTCGGACGTGATCGACGTCCGCGAGCCCATCGCGCTGATCGTCAACGCGGTACTGCACTTCATCAAGGACGACCAGGACCCCGACGGGGTGCTGTCGTTCTTCCGCGACCGAGTCGCCCCGGGTTCGCTGCTGGTGCTGTCGCAGATGACGAACGAGAACCCCGTGGACGACGAGGAACGCCAAGCGCTGGCGGACTTGCTCGAGTACTACGAGTCCACGACCAACCCCGGGGTCCTGCGCACGATGGCGGAGTTCGAGCGGTTCTTCGGCGGCTGGCCGCTGCTGGAACCCGGGCTCGTGTACGCGCCGGCGTGGCACCCGGACCGGAACACGGTGTTCAAAAAGGCTCCGTCGGAGTCGCGCGTGATCGGCGGCGTGGCCCGGAAACCGGCTCTCTGA